The Kitasatospora paranensis genome has a window encoding:
- a CDS encoding DMT family transporter: MPIDANTLRGSLCAAAAMVAVGSSAAVSPVLTGYPLLSGQAWRYLVAGLILLLAHRAGAPAARPTPAQWTRILLLAATGMAGFNVCLLKAVQHADPSTVGAVVGAAPVVLALAGPLGAARRPSTRVAVCALVTTAGVCVIQTFGAGSATGLLYALGALACECCFSLLAVGLLPALGPRRLSGLACLAAAPLLGLAAALTEGRPRCACPPAPRAWPWCT, translated from the coding sequence ATGCCGATTGACGCAAACACGCTACGCGGGAGCCTGTGCGCCGCCGCCGCCATGGTGGCCGTCGGGAGCTCCGCCGCGGTCAGCCCGGTCCTCACCGGCTATCCGCTGCTGTCCGGCCAGGCCTGGCGCTACCTGGTGGCCGGCCTGATCCTCCTGCTGGCCCACCGGGCCGGTGCACCGGCCGCCCGGCCGACACCCGCCCAGTGGACCAGAATCCTGCTCCTCGCCGCCACCGGGATGGCCGGCTTCAACGTCTGCCTGCTCAAGGCCGTCCAGCACGCTGACCCGTCCACGGTCGGAGCGGTGGTCGGCGCGGCGCCCGTGGTGCTCGCCCTGGCCGGCCCGCTCGGCGCAGCCCGCCGGCCCTCCACCCGGGTCGCGGTCTGCGCCCTGGTCACCACGGCCGGCGTCTGCGTCATCCAGACCTTCGGCGCCGGCTCGGCCACCGGCCTGCTGTACGCGCTCGGCGCACTGGCCTGCGAATGCTGCTTCTCCCTGCTCGCCGTCGGCCTGCTGCCCGCGCTCGGTCCGCGCCGGCTGTCCGGGCTGGCCTGCCTCGCCGCGGCGCCGCTGCTCGGCCTGGCCGCCGCGCTGACCGAGGGGCGGCCGCGCTGCGCCTGCCCACCCGCACCGAGGGCCTGGCCCTGGTGTACCTGA
- a CDS encoding phosphoribosylanthranilate isomerase, translating into MRGLVEEVPDGVLTVAVFREEPSAEVRRAALAAGVGAVQLHGGHPASAFAELADLGLTLVRATTAALAAGASVGDFGEDLMILDSPSPGSGEPWNWSDLGANRPSGSWMLAGGLGPGNVAEAVAAARPWGVDVSSGVEVRRGVKSPELIEEFVRRARLAPTG; encoded by the coding sequence GTGCGCGGCCTGGTCGAGGAGGTGCCCGACGGGGTGCTCACGGTGGCGGTGTTCCGGGAGGAGCCGTCGGCCGAGGTGCGCCGGGCGGCGCTGGCGGCCGGGGTCGGCGCGGTGCAGCTGCACGGCGGCCACCCGGCTTCCGCCTTCGCCGAGTTGGCGGATCTGGGGCTGACCCTGGTGCGGGCCACCACGGCGGCGCTGGCGGCCGGCGCGTCGGTCGGGGACTTCGGTGAGGACCTGATGATCCTGGATTCGCCGAGCCCGGGCTCCGGTGAGCCGTGGAACTGGTCGGACCTGGGCGCGAACCGGCCGAGCGGATCGTGGATGCTCGCGGGCGGGCTCGGCCCGGGCAACGTGGCGGAGGCCGTCGCCGCGGCCCGCCCGTGGGGGGTGGACGTCTCCAGCGGGGTCGAGGTGCGGCGCGGCGTCAAGAGCCCCGAGCTGATCGAGGAGTTCGTCCGGCGGGCGCGGCTCGCCCCGACGGGCTGA
- a CDS encoding PLP-dependent aminotransferase family protein yields the protein MTNFPRIEWLACYRTVLAAAGRDELDYPPVAGLAALRDALAGYLGRVRGVRGSTDTVMVTAGFAQGLSLLCEALPRLGVRTLAIEDPGHSGQRRFIDDSGMHTVPVPVDADGIDVEYLASTGVRAVLVTPAHQFPTGVTMSAQRRRDLVRWAEEVDGLIIEDDYDGEFWFDRHSRPSALQSMAPDHVVYAGTASKALVPGLRLGWMVIPPHLAAMIGRIRSRHDLGSDGITQRAFAELITSGMLDRHLRRVRSRYRSRREAFTQAVDLHLPFARVAGSSAGLHAYLELPRTSTSRCWWRPPWHGPSWCTAAGATGSARASTRPPS from the coding sequence GTGACCAATTTTCCGCGCATCGAGTGGCTGGCCTGTTATCGGACGGTCCTCGCGGCAGCCGGCCGCGACGAACTCGACTATCCGCCCGTCGCCGGTCTGGCGGCGCTGCGCGATGCGCTCGCCGGCTATCTCGGCCGGGTGCGCGGGGTACGCGGCAGCACCGACACGGTGATGGTGACGGCGGGCTTCGCCCAGGGGCTCTCCCTGCTCTGCGAGGCACTGCCCCGGCTCGGGGTCCGGACGCTGGCGATCGAGGACCCGGGCCACAGCGGCCAGCGCCGGTTCATCGACGACAGCGGCATGCACACCGTGCCCGTCCCGGTGGACGCCGACGGGATCGACGTCGAGTACCTCGCCTCGACCGGGGTCCGGGCCGTCCTGGTGACACCCGCCCACCAGTTCCCGACCGGCGTCACCATGTCCGCGCAGCGCCGCCGCGACCTCGTCCGCTGGGCCGAGGAGGTGGACGGGCTCATCATCGAGGACGACTACGACGGCGAGTTCTGGTTCGACCGCCACAGCCGCCCCTCCGCGCTCCAGTCCATGGCACCCGACCACGTGGTCTACGCCGGCACCGCCAGCAAGGCCCTGGTGCCGGGGCTGCGGCTCGGCTGGATGGTCATCCCGCCGCACCTCGCCGCGATGATCGGCCGGATCAGATCCCGGCACGACCTCGGCTCCGACGGCATCACCCAGCGGGCCTTCGCCGAACTCATCACCAGCGGCATGCTGGACCGCCACCTGCGCCGCGTCCGCTCCCGCTACCGCTCGCGCCGGGAGGCCTTCACCCAGGCCGTGGACCTGCACCTGCCGTTCGCCCGGGTCGCCGGATCCTCGGCCGGGCTGCACGCCTACCTCGAACTCCCCCGGACATCGACGAGTCGGTGCTGGTGGAGGCCGCCCTGGCACGGTCCGTCCTGGTGCACGGCGGCCGGCGCCACCGGTTCGGCCCGGGCGAGCACCCGGCCGCCCTCGTGA
- a CDS encoding nucleotide sugar dehydrogenase: MTTAHEPIQTTAEGFDARVADRTLTVGIVGLGYTGLPLAIGFATAGFGVVGVDLDTAKVAAVNRSESYLPDLTDIELQDVAEKLTAVADPAALRGADAVVICVPTPVTPEQTADLSFVDAAVASVLPYLRAGSLVVLQSTVPAGTTAGIARTIADRTGLRPGEDLFLAMAPERVDPANTNGWTLLNTPKLVGGVGPESTRRAQLLFEQICRTVVPVSDPAVAELSKVYENTFRLVNIALSLELSDLCRSLGLPVREVVDAAATKPFGFLAHYPGPGVGGECIPVDPLFLSERARREGVALELVDTAHRRVSERPRQVVARVADLLAARGVATAGAEVLLVGVSYKPGVADLRNAPALDVIRGLRELGAEVSYFDPMVPDLEVDGTAVKVAAWSRETLAAADCAVLITPHGRLAGDPAWSAARLVLDTRNELAPADNVEVL; encoded by the coding sequence GTGACAACGGCCCACGAGCCGATCCAGACCACCGCCGAGGGCTTCGACGCCCGGGTCGCCGACCGCACCCTGACGGTGGGAATCGTCGGACTCGGCTACACCGGGCTCCCGTTGGCGATCGGGTTCGCCACCGCCGGATTCGGCGTGGTGGGCGTCGACCTCGACACCGCCAAGGTCGCGGCGGTCAACCGGTCCGAGTCCTACCTGCCCGACCTGACCGACATCGAACTGCAGGACGTCGCCGAGAAGTTGACGGCCGTGGCCGACCCGGCCGCGCTGCGCGGCGCGGACGCCGTGGTGATCTGCGTCCCCACGCCGGTCACCCCCGAGCAGACCGCCGACCTGAGCTTCGTGGACGCCGCGGTGGCGAGCGTGCTGCCGTACCTGCGGGCCGGCAGCCTGGTCGTCCTGCAGTCCACCGTGCCCGCGGGCACCACCGCGGGCATCGCCCGCACCATCGCGGACCGTACCGGCCTTCGGCCGGGCGAGGACCTCTTCCTGGCGATGGCCCCGGAGCGGGTCGACCCGGCCAACACCAACGGCTGGACGCTGCTGAACACGCCGAAGCTGGTCGGCGGCGTCGGCCCGGAGTCCACCCGGCGGGCGCAGCTGCTGTTCGAGCAGATCTGCCGCACCGTCGTCCCGGTCTCCGACCCCGCTGTCGCCGAACTGTCGAAGGTGTACGAGAACACCTTCCGGCTGGTCAACATCGCACTGTCGCTGGAGCTCTCGGACCTCTGCCGATCGCTCGGCCTGCCCGTGCGGGAGGTCGTCGACGCGGCCGCCACCAAGCCGTTCGGCTTCCTGGCGCACTACCCCGGCCCCGGGGTGGGCGGCGAGTGCATCCCGGTGGACCCGCTGTTCCTGAGCGAGCGCGCCCGGCGCGAGGGCGTCGCCCTGGAGCTGGTGGACACCGCCCACCGGCGGGTGTCCGAGCGCCCGCGCCAGGTCGTCGCCCGGGTGGCCGACCTGCTGGCGGCCCGCGGTGTCGCCACCGCGGGCGCCGAGGTCCTGCTGGTCGGCGTGAGCTACAAGCCCGGCGTGGCCGACCTGCGCAACGCCCCGGCCCTGGACGTCATCCGCGGCCTGCGCGAACTGGGCGCCGAGGTCTCCTACTTCGACCCGATGGTGCCCGACCTGGAGGTCGACGGCACCGCCGTCAAGGTGGCCGCCTGGAGCCGCGAGACGCTCGCCGCCGCGGACTGCGCGGTGCTGATCACCCCGCACGGCCGGCTGGCCGGCGACCCGGCCTGGTCGGCGGCCCGGCTGGTGCTGGACACCCGCAACGAGCTGGCGCCGGCCGACAACGTCGAGGTGCTGTGA
- the trpD gene encoding anthranilate phosphoribosyltransferase, which translates to MAPAAVLTASTRQLVLGRALDADTAFEAVSTLLDGATDPVDAAAFLTAMSAKRPSSTELAATVRVILAAARPVAWDGPAVDVVGSGGDGSDSVNVSTVAGLLAAAAGATVAKAGNRAATSRCGSADVLEALGVPIDSVGRVPALLAEHRFAFLFSPAVHPLIGRLTPVRRRLGFRTLFNLAGPLANPVRLSGRLIGAADPRDQDVMAEAAAELGLRRTWVVHGHGGLDELTTSGANRVLTVDEGLISESDFDPAGLGLRPAGAEDLRGGDTAANAAAARAVLDGTAPAPVVDTCLLNAAAVLQLAGLAADLPAGLDLARGAIASGAARDLLAGLAATPSPI; encoded by the coding sequence ATGGCTCCCGCCGCGGTGCTCACCGCCTCGACCCGGCAGCTGGTCCTGGGCCGGGCGCTGGATGCGGACACCGCCTTCGAGGCCGTCTCGACGCTGCTGGACGGGGCGACCGACCCGGTCGACGCGGCCGCCTTCCTGACGGCGATGTCCGCCAAGCGCCCCTCCTCGACCGAACTGGCCGCCACCGTCCGGGTGATCCTGGCCGCGGCCCGCCCGGTGGCCTGGGACGGCCCGGCCGTCGACGTGGTCGGCAGCGGCGGCGACGGCAGCGACTCGGTGAACGTCTCCACCGTGGCGGGCCTGCTCGCCGCGGCCGCCGGGGCGACGGTCGCCAAGGCCGGCAACCGCGCCGCCACCAGCCGCTGCGGCAGCGCCGACGTGCTGGAGGCGCTGGGCGTGCCGATCGACTCCGTCGGGCGCGTGCCGGCCCTGCTCGCGGAGCACCGGTTCGCCTTCCTGTTCTCGCCGGCCGTGCACCCGCTGATCGGGCGGCTCACGCCCGTCCGGCGGCGGCTGGGGTTCCGCACGCTGTTCAACCTGGCCGGCCCGCTGGCCAACCCCGTCCGGTTGAGCGGCCGGCTGATCGGCGCCGCCGACCCCCGCGACCAGGACGTGATGGCCGAGGCCGCGGCCGAGCTCGGCCTGCGGCGGACGTGGGTCGTGCACGGCCACGGCGGCCTGGACGAGCTGACCACCTCCGGGGCCAACCGGGTGCTGACCGTGGACGAGGGTCTCATCAGCGAGAGCGACTTCGACCCGGCGGGCCTCGGTCTGCGGCCGGCCGGGGCGGAGGACCTGCGCGGCGGGGACACCGCCGCCAACGCCGCCGCCGCCCGGGCCGTCCTGGACGGCACCGCACCGGCCCCGGTGGTGGACACCTGCCTGCTCAACGCGGCCGCCGTGCTGCAGCTGGCCGGCCTCGCCGCCGACCTGCCGGCCGGGCTCGACCTCGCCCGCGGTGCGATCGCCTCCGGCGCCGCCCGGGACCTGCTCGCCGGCCTGGCCGCCACCCCCTCACCGATCTGA
- the trpB gene encoding tryptophan synthase subunit beta has translation MSGRFGNYGGQFVAETLVGPLEELWDTYLAARQDPTFEAELDNLLATFVGRPTPLTRLRRLGADHGVTIWLKREDLTHTGAHKINNAIGQALLAHRLGKRRIIAETGAGQHGVAVAAACAYLGLDATIYMGRVDAARQEPNLQRMKLLGAEVRLVDLGTATLKDAVNEAIRDWITHPDDTHYLLGSVVGPHPFPSIVRDFQSVIGREAREQFLAVAGQLPDAVIACVGGGSNSIGVFSGFLDNDVRLVGVQAAGDGSGRLGHHAAPLLYGEPGVLQGMRTYLLQDDDGQVLLTHSIAPGLDYPGAGPEHSHLKDSGRVEYLTASDDEALAAFQLLARAEGIVPALESSHAVAAALRLAPTFPRGSQLLVNLSGRGDKDLTSAIAAIGQRREHSGGTA, from the coding sequence ATGAGCGGCCGGTTCGGCAACTACGGTGGGCAGTTCGTCGCGGAGACCCTGGTCGGCCCGCTGGAGGAGCTGTGGGACACCTACCTGGCGGCCCGCCAGGACCCGACCTTCGAGGCGGAGCTGGACAACCTGCTGGCCACCTTCGTGGGGCGGCCCACGCCGCTCACCCGGCTGCGCCGGCTGGGCGCCGATCACGGGGTGACCATCTGGCTCAAGCGCGAGGACCTCACGCACACCGGCGCCCACAAGATCAACAATGCCATCGGGCAGGCCCTGCTGGCCCACCGCCTGGGCAAGCGCCGGATCATCGCCGAGACCGGGGCGGGCCAGCACGGCGTCGCCGTCGCCGCCGCCTGCGCGTACCTCGGCCTGGACGCCACCATCTACATGGGCCGGGTGGACGCCGCCCGGCAGGAGCCCAACCTCCAGCGGATGAAGCTGCTCGGCGCCGAGGTCCGGCTGGTCGACCTGGGCACCGCGACCCTCAAGGACGCCGTCAACGAGGCGATCCGCGACTGGATCACGCACCCCGACGACACCCACTACCTGCTCGGCTCGGTGGTCGGTCCGCACCCCTTCCCGAGCATCGTCCGCGACTTCCAGTCGGTGATCGGCCGCGAGGCGCGCGAGCAGTTCCTGGCCGTGGCCGGGCAGCTGCCGGACGCGGTGATCGCCTGCGTCGGCGGCGGCTCCAACTCGATCGGCGTCTTCAGCGGCTTCCTCGACAACGACGTGCGGCTGGTCGGCGTCCAGGCCGCCGGGGACGGCAGCGGCCGGCTCGGCCACCACGCGGCGCCGCTGCTCTACGGCGAGCCCGGCGTGCTGCAGGGCATGCGGACGTACCTGCTGCAGGACGACGACGGCCAGGTCCTGCTCACCCACAGCATCGCGCCCGGCCTCGACTACCCGGGCGCCGGCCCCGAGCACAGCCACCTCAAGGACAGCGGCCGGGTCGAGTACCTGACGGCCTCCGACGACGAGGCGCTGGCGGCCTTCCAGCTGCTGGCCCGGGCCGAGGGCATCGTGCCCGCCCTGGAGTCCTCGCACGCGGTCGCCGCGGCCCTGCGGCTGGCCCCCACCTTCCCCCGCGGCAGCCAGCTCCTGGTCAACCTCTCGGGCCGCGGCGACAAGGACCTCACCTCGGCCATCGCGGCCATCGGACAGCGAAGGGAGCACAGCGGTGGAACGGCTTGA
- the trpA gene encoding tryptophan synthase subunit alpha: protein MERLEKTFARLAERGETALVAYLTGGYPSLAETGPLIEAVSSAGADIIELGVAFSDPLGDGPVIQATTQAALDGGATAAAVLDIVAGARENGVQTPIMLMGYCNPFLRYGLEQLYADAKAAGADGFIVPDLPAHEADEWLAAARTHDMAQVFFSAPGSSEERLRNTAARSRGFLYSLAANGVTGVREELDPGIDAYLERVGDAAGTLPVCVGFGISRPEHVRALRGRAAGVIVGSALLRAIGDADTPAGRILAASRLVGELKEACR from the coding sequence GTGGAACGGCTTGAGAAGACCTTCGCCCGGCTCGCCGAGCGCGGCGAGACCGCGCTCGTGGCGTACCTGACGGGCGGCTACCCGAGCCTGGCCGAGACCGGCCCGCTGATCGAGGCGGTCAGCTCGGCCGGCGCCGACATCATCGAGCTCGGGGTGGCGTTCTCCGACCCGCTCGGCGACGGCCCGGTCATCCAGGCGACCACCCAGGCCGCCCTGGACGGCGGCGCGACCGCCGCCGCCGTGCTGGACATCGTGGCCGGTGCCCGGGAGAACGGCGTGCAGACCCCCATCATGCTGATGGGGTACTGCAACCCGTTCCTGCGCTACGGCCTGGAGCAGCTGTACGCCGACGCCAAGGCGGCCGGCGCGGACGGCTTCATCGTCCCCGACCTGCCCGCGCACGAGGCCGACGAGTGGCTCGCCGCCGCCCGCACCCACGACATGGCCCAGGTGTTCTTCTCCGCGCCGGGCAGCAGCGAGGAGCGGCTGCGCAACACCGCGGCACGCTCCCGCGGCTTCCTCTACTCGCTGGCCGCCAACGGCGTTACCGGTGTCCGCGAGGAGCTCGACCCGGGCATCGACGCCTACCTGGAGCGGGTCGGGGACGCGGCCGGCACGCTGCCGGTCTGCGTCGGCTTCGGCATCTCCCGGCCCGAGCACGTGCGGGCGCTGCGCGGCCGGGCCGCGGGCGTCATCGTCGGCAGCGCGCTGCTGCGCGCCATCGGCGACGCGGACACCCCCGCCGGCCGCATCCTGGCCGCCTCCCGGCTGGTCGGCGAGCTGAAGGAGGCCTGCCGGTGA